Within Ascochyta rabiei chromosome 4, complete sequence, the genomic segment ATGGTTAAGCCAGAATGCCGGAATCAAATGCAGAGAGATACAAGCACAGCCCGCTGCAGGGTCACTCTTCTATCCGGATGCTAACGCTTTGGCCTGGGGACTTTGGCACGCCTTTGAGGGGCCAGATCTCCGAACTCCAACAACCCTTAAATGTGCCCTACGAGGCTTTATCCTACACATGGGGTGATTTTGCATCCACTGAAACCATTCAGATTTGCGAATCTGCCGATTTTGAGCATATCCACCAGGTCGTTCCAATCACGCGGAATCTGTACGGAGCCCTGCAACGACTGCGTACTGATGTACCTCGCAGGCTTTGGATAGACGCGATATGCATCGACCAAGACAATTTGGAGGAGAAGGGGCACCAGGTGGCGCGCATGGACCAGTTGTACCGCGAAGCGGGCAGTGTTATTGTCTGGCTTGGTGAAGACCAGTCTTACCCTAGGACCAGAGCACTTCTGATGCAAGATAGTAAGAACCGATGGCCGTTAACCCTGCCTGAGGTTGACCTTGGAGAACTCGTGACGATTCCCTGGTTCTCCCGTGTCTGGGCGGTTCAGGAATATGTGCTTCCGCAACACGCATCCTACCAGTTGGGCCCCTTGTCCGTATCAGCGAACCATCTGGAAACTGTGGTCAAACGCATAGGAACTTACATGGACGGCGACAAAAGACTTCATGATCAGTGGAAGTCTATATGCCTCCTTTTCGAGTACAGAGAGTTGGTGCAGAAACGCGGATGGAACGAAGCTGATCCACGACTAACGCTGGTCCGTACCTTCCTGGACCTCACTCGTCAACGACTGTGCAAAGACAGCCGCGATCGCATATACAGTGTCCTTGGAATCTATGGGGATGTCGAATTTGTTCCAGACTATACACTGCCACCACAGCGAGTTTACAAAGACTTCGTTTCCAAGACTTTGGAAGCTGGAGATTTTTCAATTCTCCATGAGTGTTGTATCGGTATCACTAATGCGGATGAACAATCCTACGTGCCATTCTTTGGCCAATCCCGGTCGCAAACAAAGTATATCCCTTTCGCAGATCCACTAGGTGCTACATACTCTGCCGGGCTGCATCAACAACCAAGAGTCAATGTAGACCAGGGCAAGTACATCTCGATCCAAGGATTTCACATCGATACTGTACAACAAAAGCTAGACCTCTCAGAAGACTGCGATATCAACCTCGACTCCGCAGGCTTGGTAATAAACAGCCCCAGTCCGAATTCGGAGCTTGAAGAACTACCTCTTCATGGGACCTGGGGGGCGATCTACCAGACCATCATGAATCACCTCATCACCGATACTGACGAGGCCTTGCGTTGGCGCAAAGATTACGAGGAAAACCGATTATCGCCACAGTTTGCGAAGGCACCGTACCCTCACAACAGCCTATTCGAGGTGCTCGTCCGCGCAATCAGAACAGACTTGAACGCTGACTACGACTGGGTCTCAACCAAAGGTCAGATCAGGACTGATGCACATCTGCATCGCTCTCGCCGCAAGATTCTGGCTGAGAGGAGTCTTTTCTGGACAGACAAAGGATACATTGGACTAGGCACTTGTCACTTGCAGGCGGGAGATGAAGTGGTTGTGTTTAGTGGGGACACGACTCCATTTCTTTTGCGGAAGGAAGCGCATAATAACGGTCCGGACGTTGTTTATAGCATTGTCAGTGATTGTTATGCGTGTGGGTGGATGTATGGGCCGTTTCCGGATAAAACTGTTGCAAGAGATCCGTCACTACGGAGGAGTATAACGAAGAAACTGAAGGGCCACAAGATGGAGAGCCGACCAGCATTGGAGTCTCGAACCTTTGTTATCGGCTAGTTTGGATCGTCTGTTCTTGCGAGGCTGGTGTGGAATATTTGGTTTGCACACTCTGAATCTGTAAGACCTTGTCGTTGAGTTGATCTTTGGAAGCTCAGGACAAAGACCACTTGTCAATTACTTGGAAATGAATGTATTGCGACCTCTCATATTACGAAGATCTTGTGTTGGCGATTTCTAAAGTGTTGTCTATAATGAAGTCGTGTGTAAATCAGAGAGAAAGAGATCGCAGTGTAGGAAGTTCTGTGGTCCCGAATGAATGTTTCCCAGAACTCAAGATGGGGATTTGTAAAATTGAAGACCCAGAACAGTATATTTAAGGATGGCAGATCCGTCAGATGAACTTGTTTTTGATGTTGCTTGAGATAGGCTTATACGTAATAGATACGAACCAACTTTGGCTTCACCCTTGTCTTTCCGTCTTTTCGAGACTCTGTTGCTCAACCTCCGGATTAAAGCAAAACTGCTGCAAGAAACCAATTAGCGGGTTTGATATATCATGCTTTCCGCATTGACAGAACAGTCACGTTGTCATCCAAAACGGCACAGCAGTCTGCCTGCCGCGGCACATCCTCTTCCGGACCCTACCCTCTGCGCAACCCACAGAAAAGCTCCAACGATGGTCAAATTCCTTGGTCCCGAATACAGAGTATCACCACCCTTACACGTCCAATGCATCTCCAACGCACCCCTAGACGACAGACTATCCGCTCTCCGCGCCGCCTTAGCAGCAGGCGCCGACCCAAACGAACTAGGCGGCTGGAAGAACCCCGGCACCTGCCGGCCACTACACTACGCCATCGACGACTCAGCACAGCATGATTACAGACAACTCAAGCTGAACTTCCCTGTTGTGGAGGCGCTGCTCGAGGCCGGTGCGGATCCGCGGCTGCCAGACTTGAGGCCTGGGCGGCGCTCGCCGATTCAAGAACTGGAGGGCTGGTTCGAAGCCTACGAGTCGGGTCACGCAGGCTGGTGTGCTGAGGATCTGGAGATGTGCCCTTTTTATGAGAAAGCGTTGCGGGCTATGAAGAAAGTGGCAAAGGAGCTAGATGGTATGCTTAAGCGGCTTGTGTCCGACTATGGTATTTTTTGCTAACGCTACAGATGCTGTAGCTCGAGATGCCTCGCTGAATCGACAAGTCATGTTGAGGGGTCTgcttgattgattgattgataagtttaacgtcctgtgtgagtctaagactatataagacgagagcagttaagctactctagtaatttaaggagcgtgtttgtaaaaggggatagtaaatgtgtgttcAAAGTCCTATAgtgagagcctatgctctaagAAGTCAACAGAGgattttaggtgtctgttgtttgttgtaggtaccacttgCGTGTGCCTACTCTTGTCTCaaaaataaaagctagagtagctagaattccttgggttgtgtgtagtagtagtctcATTGAAAGGAGGGGTCTGCTCCTTCTAGGGCTTGGTACGAGAAGTTTAGATTTTGGTGACTGGTCATGCTTTCGTACTCAGCTTTGGGAGATTGATACGCGAGAACAATAGATGTTTTTCGGCTCTCTGGCCCGAGCTGAATTCACCCTAGACGCTCAGGTGTGGTTTGCAGTGGATCGAAGAACAAATTCTTGCATCCCGCTCAGTGTTCGTGCTGTGGACACAGTCTCCCTGGTGCTCTGTCTCAATAGATCTATGCTATATACCGCGTTCTATTTACACACAGCTTCGTCTACGCCTTACCATCCGAGAACTGAGCTACGGCCCACTTACCGCTCCACGCCCACTTCCGTGCTCCATTCTCTGTGCTCCCGCCTGCCATCTGCTTGAGCTCCTCGTCCTTGCCTTCCGGCAGGCCAACAACGACGTCAGCCTTGCATGTGCGGAGTGCGAGAACACGGACACCGGAGCCAGGACCCATAGGGCCGATAGCATCTGTGAAAGGTGTTGTCGCTGGCCATTCGGCCTAGAAGATGTTAGTGGTGCGTGTGTTGAGGCGATTATGGAGGATGGCTTACGTCAGCGGTCAGTTTGCGGTAGTTCAGATCACCCTTGAAAATGACGAGCTCGCTCGTCTTGAGGTCTTCGTATAGCTGCGGTTCCGCCTTGGGAAGTCTCCAGTAGCCACCTGCGGCAGTCCAGAAGTCGTTTGGTCGCAGGGCCAATTGGCCTTCGGAGTATATGCTCATCCAGTGCTGGAAAAGGAATTGCAAGCTGCCAAGCTCGGCGTCTGACAAAGGCTGCGGCTGCTTGCCGGCGGCCTCGTCCTCTTCCGAAGGGGCGCTGTAGAATGCTTGTGGGCTCGCCAGGGCGCTGAGTAGCGCGGCAAAGTCCGTAGGCAGCACGTCGGATACAAACCAGGGGATTGACTTGGGGTGGAAGACGACGGAGGTTGCGAGGCCTGACGCAACGAGGTAGCCCGCCAAGATGAGGTCGACAAAGAGTTCGAAGCCGGCATTGTCGAGGACGATGTCGACTCTGCGGTCTTTCTTGCCTGCCTTCTGTGCAGCGGTTAAAACCTTGAAGGCCTGGTCGAGGTCGTTAACCAGGATGTTCTTCTCCGCGTTCTTGCGCGCTTCTGAGCCCTGCAGCTTCTGGATGTCCTCGTATGAGAGGTTTGTCAGGAGGGACAAGTCGGTAGCGTTGCCCCACAGGCAGATCTCGCACATCTCCCTGAAGAGAATCTCTTCAGCGGCCTCGAGCTGCTCCTGCGTCTCTGCGCCCTTGGCTGCGCGTTTCTGCTGCAACTCGGTGACGATGTCTTTATAGCGACCGGCAAGTTCGAGGACGGCGGGGCGAGAGGACTTGAAGGTGGACATCTTCTGGCGGGCGAAGAGGTCGTAGGAGCGCCAGTTCTTGGTCTGCCTGAAGATACTCGAAATGCGTCTACCTAGGCCTGTCAGCGTCTGCATCAGGGAACGCTGAGTAATTGCCCATACCGGTACAAGTAGCACTCGGCGTACAGCCAGGGCACGCTGTGCCACTTGGGATTCCCTCTCGCTGCCAGTTCCTCGTTGTATGCGGTCACGTCTGCCTCGCCGTCGTCCGGGATCGGCGTCAGTTCGCGGTCGTGCTGCAGCTCGTACTTCAGCTTGGCCAAGTCCGCGACGATCTGCTTGCCCTCCTTCACCGTCTCCTCCTCTTTGGACGCCGAGGTGGACTTGTGCACGTCGTCAATGCCCTGGGTAATGATGATCGGCCATCGCTCGCGCGCTGATGTGTGGGCGAACGAAGTCGCGTCGCTGGTGTTGTACTGGGTCGCGGTGAAAGTATCGTACTCCATGGTGGCTGCTAGGTGCTAAATGGCTGCAATGCGTCGTGTCATATGCGAATACAACGTCAAGGCCGAGATGCGACAATGAATGACGGCGGGGTGGTGGGGCACTCGAAGCCCTCCAACAATTCTGCAGGGGTCATCCTGCGGCAAATCTTCATTAGGTTAGCTCGTACAACCATTGCGGCATCGTTCCCTCTCTCTCTTGGCCCACCCCACCACGCTCGCAATGACCTCCGACCCACAATGGAGGTCCATCAACATCTTCCGCTCGAACTCGTGCTCAACATCATCACCTGCTCCCTCCCAGCCTCGGATGCGATACTCTCTCCGTTTCATGACGTGACGAAACTGCTGCTTACCTTTACCTTGGTCTGCCATGAGACGAGACGCCTGGCCAATCGCTATCTTCGCGAACGATGTGTGTACCTCTCATCCTCAAAGCGATTGAGTTCATACCTCTTGGCAATCAAGAACGAATCCGAGCTTCGCAATGTCTCTGCCTTGTTCTTGTCACCGTTCCAAGAGACTATTGATGACCTACCTCTGTGCTCTTGGGTCCGTGAGCTCTTCAATTACACCTGCAGTACTCTCAAAAGACTGGTCATTGATATCCCTCTGCGGAGTCTGTACCCAGAAGACGATCACCTCGCAGTCAGGCGGGTACTAAGGGAAGGCTTTGAGCGGCTGGAGAACCTTGAAGAGCTCGTTAGCACACGCGATGAGCTTTACCTCGAAGTCACAGACGGTGTCCCCCATCCCGTAGTCTGGAGGAGCTGGAAGAAGCTGAAGCGTCTGGCCCTCTACAACGTTGATCTTACCTTCTACTTCTGGCAAGACATTGCACGACTACCCGCCATAGAGACCTTGGTCCTTTCGCGCTCCGATGGAAACGATGAGTCACTGGATGATTGGGCGGAGTACTTCAAATCCACTCAACGGCCCTTCAAAATTATCATGTTAGGTTCTGATCGCCGGCGTCTGATACCCGATCGGCTGCTTTCAGGCCGAATCAAGAACAGAAACGAGGTGGTCGACATACCCATGATCAGATCAATTTGGCTACATCACACAATAGACTTCTCAATCCATGAGTGCCAAAGCTTCGTACAAGAGCATGCCGAGAAGGGCACCTTGTGGGACCTCGAACAGGGAACGATTCCCTGCAATGGTCGACCATATGTCGATGAGCCTTATCTTGCCCAACTAGGCGATCACTGGCTGATGGTAGACGAGCGTCGGAGAGCTTGGTCAGTTGACTAGTGCCCTTGCGTGTGCGCAAATGCTCAAGTGGAAAGGTCTCATGCACCCCGTACGTTTAGCTGCCGCCATGGTCCAGCAAACTTCGGCTTCTTCGAGAGCTACATTTCAGGTGGTTTTGACTGAGCCAATCTAGAATCGAAACCACCAACGTGGTCCTTGGTGGACCGAAATTCTCCGCCAAGCATCGCCAAGCGTCTCTCGGATCATGCTGATATCGAGCTCAAATCCTCAACATTTAGATTGCAGATGATTATTGGTCATGTCAATTGACTCAATCGTGAGCTATGAAGTACCTTACAATAAGTCGTTGCAGTTTCCTTCTCTACGAGTCTTCTATGTACATATCTTGCGTCGATCCGGTCTCTGCCGACTCAGCTGATGGCAAAGGAAGATTGCTCGTATCGTGCATAACATATCTTTGAGCTGCTCAGCAAACTGGGGAGTATTGATCAACATCATCATGACTTGAGTTAATGAATGTGTCAATCTCCACCTTTTATGCTACGACATGTCTTTGCCCATAAGAACAGCAGCTGATATGGCGGTGCGAGTCAGGTCTCGGACTTTGACTGTGTCTCATTGAGTCGTTAGCATCACTTTTGTTGGCTATTTACTAAATCGCGATGTAGAAAACGAAGGAACTCCATCGAATCGATACCTGCTTGGAAAAACCTGAGAGATGATACCATAGTGTCAACAACGTTGTTCAGTGCATTGAAAGCTCGGCGCTGCGAAGTGAACAAGTAGGCGATATCATTATCGACCTCTAGGGCTGCTGACGGAGCGAAACAGATTCGTTAAACGTCATGGCGAGAAGTCAGCAAAGCTTCGATGTCGGCACATTTGCGAAAGCGTCATAGCAAATCTTCCACCACGCGAAATTCGAGATATCATATACAAGTATCTAGTCCAACCCCGCGGCGTAGTTCGCGTAAGCGCGGTGCGAGGCGAAGTGTACCATCTCGACAAGAAGCAGCAACTGCGCATCAGTCGGAATCATCATACCTTTCAAGTGGACTGCGTCGGTGACACTTTCAGAAATGAGATCGTCGCCACCCTAAACAGAGTTGCAGAGTTTCAGCTTCTGGATATCTTCGAGCTTGGGGGTGACAATCCTGATGTACTGCATGACAGAGACCCTTTCGGCAGCGAAATGACCTTGGATGAGCTCCTGAGAAACGCGATGATTCCTCTTGGATCGCAGAGCCAAAGGAGATTTCAGATCATGTACAAAGAGGAGGTCGTGAGCTGGCTGAGCTTGATACTGAAAATCGGTAGGAAGATGACCCAGGACGAGAACAAGAGGCGCATGATCGTTCTAGAGACGGATTCTCAGGCGGATGTAAGATCAGCGAGGCTGATACGCCATATTGAGCTGAGGATCAGGCCGCTGGAGTTAAGGTACTTGTACGTTGTTGCATCAAGAGGATATCTCGTGGGAAGAGTGGAAACGAATCCAACCAAGGCTCAAATTGAGTAGCAGACGGTCTTTTTCCAGGAAAAGTACGTTGCTATTTTGAATCTTAACGTACGGGGCGTCCTATAGATCAAACTTAGGCCAAACATGACGTAGCAAGATATAGATTAGTTGTCACCATGGCTCTCAATACGTTGATAGAGGTTGTGACCTCTATGAAAATTCTGTGGCGTTACAGAGCTTGATAAGTTCCAGTCTTCGTACTGTTTGATTAAGAAAATAATTAACGACAACGGCGTTGTGATCAAGATGATGAACGAAAGGGTGGGCACCGTGGCTGGTGGGGCAGCTGCGGCAGTAGGGACGTGCGCTGACGGGACCCTGGAAAGCGCGACGCGTAGGGGGCCAAACCGTGGAACGGACTGTATGGTCTCCTTGTTTCCGTCATGACATCCTCCTCTTTCCAAGCTTTTGTGCTACGTGACAGCTGTAGAGCAGTAGCGCAGAGGTATGGAGCCCGTCTCAGCGGTCTTCGGTATTGTATGTGCATGTCAATGAGCTTCACTTTGTGACATGATAGGCGCGTGGAGAAGCAAGGCACGCTACGCTCTAGGGACTGGGCTAACACATCTTGTACAGATGGCCGCCCTGCCGCAATGCATCCATTCAGCCAAGGAGCTCTACGACCTGCGTGAACGATACAAGGATGCTTCGATCCTTATCACCGCCATCTACTCCGAGTCCATGGTCATTGCCGCCTCGCTGTCCCAAGTGCAGAACCTCCTACAGCACGATGCGCTACTACGAAAGCCGCAATTGCTCGAGACTTTCGATCGCGCACTCACAGGATGTCGAGTTGTGTACGGCTGCTTGGAAGAGGAGGTGCGCGATCTGGCGGAGAAGGCTGAGCGCAGTGATCTGAAGTTCAAGGACCGAGCCAAGTTTCTCTGGAAGGAGGATACGTTCAAAGAGCTCTTGACACAAATACGAGGGCAGCAATCCGCACTCAGTTTACTCATCCAGGGACTGCAGATGGAGTCTATGGCAGACATCAGGAAGCTGATCGAGAAGAACAGCAGTAAGCTGGACCAGGTCGTCAAGCGATCCAAGACATTGCGGCAGTCGCATCCTCGCATCAGAGTACCGGACTCAATATTCAGCTATGATAGCAGCATCGCCGACACAGCAGACGCCGAATCGATAATGAAGTCTACGCGTTTCGAGTTTGACGACCAAGTTGTCAACTCGAAAGCTTATCGACGAGCTATGGCACGCTACACCATGGACGCTTCAATGGCTGCGGATGTCGCTGCCGAGATGAAGGAAGCTGGAGCAGTCGAGATTGAGGTTGCAGAGGAAGACTCAACCGAAATGGGCACCATACAAGGGCCCGAGCTGAAACGCAATCCCGTCATTGCAGCCAGGTCTCAGCAGCTCATTGCTCAATTTACCTCTGAGACTGAGGCAGAAGTAGCAATGACCTTGCCTAAATCTGCACCCGAAGAGTTAACCCCAAAAGACGAGGAGACGGACAGTCTAGACGCTCTGGAGCGAGACATGCTGCCGTACATGCCCCGCATCACATCGACAGCACCGTACTTGACACCAGTCAGGGCTGACACATTCGACACAA encodes:
- a CDS encoding Hairy/enhancer-of-split with YRPW motif protein 2, which gives rise to MEYDTFTATQYNTSDATSFAHTSARERWPIIITQGIDDVHKSTSASKEEETVKEGKQIVADLAKLKYELQHDRELTPIPDDGEADVTAYNEELAARGNPKWHSVPWLYAECYLYRRISSIFRQTKNWRSYDLFARQKMSTFKSSRPAVLELAGRYKDIVTELQQKRAAKGAETQEQLEAAEEILFREMCEICLWGNATDLSLLTNLSYEDIQKLQGSEARKNAEKNILVNDLDQAFKVLTAAQKAGKKDRRVDIVLDNAGFELFVDLILAGYLVASGLATSVVFHPKSIPWFVSDVLPTDFAALLSALASPQAFYSAPSEEDEAAGKQPQPLSDAELGSLQFLFQHWMSIYSEGQLALRPNDFWTAAGGYWRLPKAEPQLYEDLKTSELVIFKGDLNYRKLTADAEWPATTPFTDAIGPMGPGSGVRVLALRTCKADVVVGLPEGKDEELKQMAGGSTENGARKWAWSGKWAVAQFSDGKA